Proteins encoded by one window of Halalkalicoccus sp. NIPERK01:
- a CDS encoding phage tail protein, producing DGLNNAKEFASSEIVKAIGNVGGGTGGGMMVSDVPVGCLMYFDLEEAPAGYLVADGSEKPQKDYPELYAAIGERYGKAADGH from the coding sequence GACGGACTGAACAATGCCAAAGAATTTGCCTCTTCGGAAATCGTTAAGGCAATAGGTAATGTAGGCGGCGGCACGGGCGGCGGCATGATGGTGAGCGATGTGCCGGTTGGCTGTTTGATGTATTTCGATTTGGAAGAAGCGCCGGCGGGATATTTGGTGGCGGACGGCTCGGAAAAACCGCAAAAAGACTACCCGGAACTTTATGCGGCGATTGGTGAGCGATATGGCAAGGCGGCAGACGGCCATTT